The following proteins are co-located in the Rippkaea orientalis PCC 8801 genome:
- a CDS encoding FHA domain-containing protein, which translates to MVICPNCEHENPDSAIQCEACYTPLPQTIQCPHCGSPVLSNATFCGQCGASLQTVGSATVPSSPPPPPPPFAAMMAQMPPDPWATFPMSAPPPYRDIEEPSTEPASTQLSPPPPPPNEPSTVGFTQIQVQKASLFHVQTETHLELPQGLEVIHIGKPNPKIPPDIDISGFPHADIVSRIHADIRVEGDGFYIEDVGSSNGTYINHKSLPHGNRHRLRSGDRISLGKGDLVTLIFQLF; encoded by the coding sequence ATGGTTATTTGTCCCAACTGTGAGCACGAAAACCCAGACAGCGCAATTCAATGTGAAGCTTGCTACACACCTTTGCCCCAAACCATTCAGTGTCCCCACTGTGGCAGTCCCGTTCTTAGTAATGCAACGTTTTGTGGACAATGTGGAGCAAGTTTACAAACAGTAGGATCAGCAACCGTCCCATCGAGTCCACCACCCCCTCCGCCTCCCTTTGCAGCTATGATGGCACAAATGCCCCCTGATCCTTGGGCAACCTTTCCCATGTCAGCCCCTCCCCCTTATCGAGACATTGAAGAACCTTCGACGGAACCAGCCAGTACCCAGTTATCTCCTCCACCGCCCCCTCCTAATGAACCATCAACCGTTGGGTTTACCCAAATCCAAGTCCAAAAGGCCAGTTTATTCCATGTACAAACTGAGACACACTTGGAATTGCCCCAAGGGTTAGAAGTCATTCACATCGGCAAACCTAACCCAAAAATTCCTCCTGATATTGATATATCTGGGTTCCCCCATGCTGATATTGTCTCCCGTATTCATGCAGATATCCGCGTTGAGGGAGATGGCTTTTATATTGAAGATGTGGGGAGTTCTAATGGAACCTATATCAATCACAAGTCGTTACCCCACGGCAATCGTCATCGCTTACGTTCAGGCGATCGCATTTCTCTCGGTAAAGGCGATTTAGTTACGTTGATTTTCCAACTGTTCTAA
- a CDS encoding site-2 protease family protein, with amino-acid sequence MQGKWQIGSLLGIPLYLDPSWFIILLFVTLVNAAEISTQRLGGNLPGLGWLAGFIMALLLFGSVLLHELGHSLAARAQGIKVNSITLFLFGGVASIDRESKTPVGAFWVAIAGPLVSFGLFILFFSLIQWVNISSFVPSVTQELGNIKSLLRYMLGDLARINLVLGIFNLIPGLPLDGGQILKAIVWKLTGDRFTGVRWAAASGKLIGWVGISTGLFFVLTTGGLSPVWIALIGWFVLRNADTYDRLTALQESLLKIVAAEAMSHDFRVINAHLTLNQFAQEYILRDLNTSLVYYAASEGRYRGLIRVQDLQLIERYLWENQTLIDIVHPLTEIPSVIEKTPLAEVIETLESISDRSVTVLSPAGAVAGVIDRADIVKIIAIRHNLPIPDNEIHRIKAEGTYPPYLQLPAIAKSLHD; translated from the coding sequence ATGCAAGGAAAATGGCAAATCGGTTCTTTATTAGGAATCCCTCTCTATCTTGATCCGTCTTGGTTTATTATTCTCCTGTTTGTGACCTTGGTTAATGCAGCAGAGATTAGCACGCAAAGATTAGGGGGAAATCTGCCAGGTTTGGGATGGTTAGCTGGATTTATCATGGCTTTATTGCTATTTGGGTCGGTTCTGCTTCACGAATTGGGACACAGCTTAGCCGCTCGCGCTCAGGGGATTAAGGTTAATTCAATTACACTATTTCTCTTTGGGGGAGTGGCCTCGATCGATCGAGAATCGAAGACCCCGGTCGGAGCCTTTTGGGTAGCGATCGCAGGTCCTTTGGTCAGTTTTGGTCTGTTTATTTTGTTTTTTAGTCTCATTCAATGGGTGAATATTTCCAGCTTTGTCCCATCCGTTACTCAAGAGCTTGGGAATATTAAGTCATTATTAAGGTATATGTTGGGAGATTTAGCCCGAATTAATCTGGTTTTAGGGATTTTTAATTTAATTCCAGGGTTGCCCCTCGATGGGGGACAAATTTTAAAGGCGATTGTTTGGAAACTAACGGGCGATCGCTTTACGGGGGTTCGTTGGGCAGCAGCGAGTGGTAAATTAATTGGTTGGGTGGGAATCTCGACGGGATTGTTTTTTGTCTTGACAACAGGGGGTTTAAGTCCCGTTTGGATCGCGTTGATCGGTTGGTTTGTTCTGCGTAATGCTGATACCTATGATCGCTTGACCGCTTTGCAAGAAAGTTTACTCAAAATTGTGGCGGCTGAAGCGATGAGTCATGATTTTCGGGTGATTAATGCTCATCTAACCTTAAACCAATTTGCTCAAGAATATATTCTCAGAGATTTGAATACGTCTTTAGTGTATTATGCTGCGTCTGAAGGTCGTTATCGGGGACTCATTCGTGTTCAAGATTTACAGTTAATTGAGCGTTATCTCTGGGAAAATCAAACGTTAATCGATATTGTGCATCCTTTAACGGAGATTCCTTCCGTTATAGAAAAGACTCCCTTAGCAGAGGTAATTGAAACGCTAGAATCTATTAGCGATCGTTCTGTAACAGTATTATCTCCGGCGGGAGCCGTTGCAGGAGTTATTGATCGCGCAGATATTGTGAAAATTATCGCTATACGCCATAATCTTCCGATTCCTGACAATGAAATCCATCGGATCAAAGCTGAAGGAACCTATCCCCCTTATTTACAACTCCCTGCGATCGCTAAAAGTCTTCATGATTAG